A region from the uncultured Draconibacterium sp. genome encodes:
- a CDS encoding glycoside hydrolase family 2 TIM barrel-domain containing protein: MSLVINLMAQDVPKYSIGGYYPLENSGREYYNFNVGWLFVKSDVPEAHQRNFDDSTWDVVSCPHGLELLPAEASGCINYQGPAWYRKHFTPDENLKGRQTMLYFEAVMGKSKVWVNGKLVKEHFGGYLPIAIDLTNELEFGRDNVIAVWADNSDDANYPPGKPQNVLDFTYFGGIYRDVWLIAQNNVFITNQNFVDKVAGGGVSVHFEDLNEENVTVCIDVDLQNDLKTHQKIKVLAELSEPRGAAVANSKSMVKISKESLAQKSYKLKVSNPKLWTPDNPFLYNLDVKLTNEKGKILDGVRLKVGLRSIEFRGEHGFYLNGKPFDGKLLGVNRHQDYAYVGNALPNSGQWRDAKKFKDTGMNIVRAAHYPMDAAFMDACDALGLFVIVATPGWQFWNTENPDFEQRVYSDIRRMVRRDRNRPSVIMWEPILNETNYPERFGITAHKITHEEYPWPGCQTASDAREIAKGYEVYDVYYFALKGSGKSSFRREFGDNVDDFFAHNSNSRCAIEWGEYPQLKQSLHYAEWLDGFIRREPWHTGGALWAGIDHQRGYHADPFYGGIFDVFRRPKMSYYLLSTLRNPNIIRNDVESGPMVHIANELTPFSGKDIVVFTNCEQVRLSMYGGEPIIQDAPGKESLMPVVFENAFDFMAFKQLNRQMEKIDGYDRLNVKVEGLIDGKVVAVHNRLASRQTTKIQLRVDDEGIPLAADGSDFVPVIAEIVDSRGVVKRLNQSDIKFEVSGEGRIIGDASIGANPRRIQWGSAPVLIQSTTTPGKINVSAQMVYEGKLRPLGGELEIVSQNSPMKLLYSQEPCQTRVKTDRVQEVDAEEVEKLKKQLQQAHFELNQLKLKEVGKEQHASPADEGKADPESKNK; this comes from the coding sequence ATGTCATTAGTGATTAATTTAATGGCACAGGATGTTCCAAAATATTCAATTGGCGGCTATTATCCACTTGAAAACAGTGGACGCGAATATTATAATTTTAATGTTGGGTGGCTTTTTGTTAAGTCCGATGTTCCTGAAGCTCATCAACGTAATTTCGACGATTCAACCTGGGATGTTGTTAGTTGCCCACATGGACTAGAGTTACTTCCGGCAGAAGCTAGTGGCTGTATTAACTATCAGGGACCAGCTTGGTATCGTAAACATTTCACCCCGGATGAAAACTTAAAAGGTCGTCAAACAATGCTCTATTTTGAAGCTGTTATGGGCAAGAGTAAAGTTTGGGTAAATGGGAAATTGGTAAAGGAACATTTTGGCGGTTATTTGCCCATTGCTATTGATTTAACAAATGAATTGGAATTTGGCAGGGACAATGTGATTGCAGTTTGGGCAGATAACAGCGATGATGCCAATTATCCGCCTGGTAAACCTCAAAATGTTTTAGATTTCACCTATTTCGGAGGTATTTATCGAGATGTTTGGCTAATAGCACAAAACAATGTTTTTATAACGAACCAGAATTTTGTAGACAAAGTTGCAGGAGGCGGGGTAAGTGTTCATTTTGAAGATTTAAATGAAGAAAATGTTACAGTATGTATAGATGTTGATTTACAAAATGATTTAAAAACACATCAAAAGATTAAAGTATTGGCTGAACTTTCTGAACCAAGAGGTGCTGCAGTTGCCAATTCTAAATCAATGGTTAAGATTTCAAAAGAATCATTGGCACAAAAAAGTTATAAATTGAAAGTTTCCAATCCCAAATTATGGACTCCTGATAATCCTTTCCTGTATAATTTGGATGTTAAACTTACAAACGAGAAAGGTAAAATACTTGATGGAGTGCGGTTAAAAGTTGGTCTTCGCAGTATTGAATTTCGCGGAGAGCATGGCTTTTATTTAAACGGTAAGCCCTTTGATGGTAAATTACTCGGTGTGAATCGTCACCAGGATTATGCATACGTGGGCAATGCACTACCCAACAGCGGACAGTGGCGCGATGCTAAAAAGTTTAAAGATACCGGTATGAATATCGTTCGTGCCGCACATTACCCCATGGATGCGGCTTTTATGGATGCTTGCGATGCCTTAGGGCTATTTGTAATTGTTGCCACCCCGGGATGGCAGTTTTGGAACACTGAAAATCCCGATTTTGAACAACGGGTGTACAGCGATATCCGTCGTATGGTGAGGCGTGACCGAAACCGTCCGAGTGTAATAATGTGGGAACCCATTCTTAACGAAACCAATTACCCGGAAAGATTTGGAATTACAGCACATAAAATAACACACGAGGAATATCCGTGGCCTGGCTGTCAAACAGCAAGCGATGCTCGTGAAATAGCCAAAGGATATGAGGTTTATGATGTATATTATTTTGCACTAAAGGGAAGTGGGAAAAGCTCTTTTAGGCGTGAGTTTGGCGATAATGTGGATGATTTTTTTGCCCATAATTCAAATAGTCGTTGTGCAATCGAATGGGGCGAATATCCTCAACTCAAGCAGTCATTACATTATGCCGAATGGTTGGATGGTTTTATTCGCAGGGAACCATGGCATACCGGAGGAGCACTTTGGGCGGGAATTGACCATCAACGCGGATATCACGCCGATCCATTTTACGGTGGCATATTCGATGTTTTTCGTCGACCCAAAATGAGCTATTATCTTCTTAGTACCCTTCGAAATCCGAACATTATTCGAAACGATGTTGAGTCTGGCCCAATGGTACACATCGCCAATGAGTTAACGCCCTTTTCCGGTAAAGATATCGTAGTATTTACCAATTGCGAACAGGTTCGTTTAAGCATGTATGGTGGCGAACCCATTATTCAAGATGCACCCGGGAAAGAATCACTTATGCCAGTGGTGTTCGAAAATGCTTTCGATTTTATGGCATTTAAACAGCTCAACCGCCAGATGGAAAAAATTGATGGTTATGACAGGCTAAATGTAAAAGTAGAAGGCTTAATTGACGGGAAGGTAGTTGCTGTTCATAATCGATTAGCATCGCGCCAAACAACTAAAATACAATTGCGTGTTGATGATGAAGGGATTCCTCTGGCTGCGGATGGCAGTGATTTTGTTCCGGTTATTGCTGAAATTGTAGATTCTCGTGGGGTCGTAAAACGTCTAAATCAATCTGATATAAAATTTGAGGTTTCAGGTGAGGGCAGAATAATTGGCGATGCGTCCATTGGCGCTAACCCAAGGCGCATTCAATGGGGGTCGGCACCTGTTTTAATCCAGAGTACAACAACACCCGGTAAAATAAATGTTAGCGCTCAAATGGTTTATGAAGGCAAACTTCGCCCCTTGGGTGGTGAGCTTGAAATCGTTTCACAAAATTCACCAATGAAACTATTATATTCTCAAGAGCCATGTCAAACAAGGGTAAAAACTGATAGGGTTCAGGAAGTAGATGCTGAAGAAGTTGAAAAACTTAAAAAGCAACTCCAACAAGCTCATTTTGAATTGAATCAGCTTAAATTGAAGGAAGTTGGTAAAGAACAGCATGCTTCACCAGCCGATGAGGGCAAAGCTGATCCAGAATCAAAAAATAAATAA